In the Pseudoalteromonas undina genome, one interval contains:
- a CDS encoding SIMPL domain-containing protein, with amino-acid sequence MKTLSILTAALLSTSAYATNAPEEPHIYVKGEASVTTMPDHVLLTVGITEIDKNLIAAKKQTDTTMASAISLVKKLGVADADINAGQISIYRDNQYNRETGKQEFTGFKVSRTLTIKLSAINKYPELLQSLVNNGINEIRQTQFLASNYDELHKKAQKLAIKQAKAAAKELTDDFDVELKGLYSASLSPLDMPSVPYMRSEKVMMADGAPSNYVPDAYHAGEITISASSYAIYYID; translated from the coding sequence ATGAAAACACTTTCGATTTTAACGGCTGCTTTGCTAAGCACGTCAGCCTATGCAACTAATGCCCCTGAAGAGCCTCATATCTATGTAAAAGGTGAAGCATCGGTAACGACTATGCCAGATCATGTTTTATTAACAGTGGGTATTACGGAAATAGATAAAAACTTAATTGCCGCAAAAAAACAAACTGATACTACGATGGCCAGTGCAATTAGTTTAGTAAAAAAACTAGGCGTAGCTGATGCAGATATTAATGCTGGTCAAATCTCAATCTATCGTGATAATCAATATAACCGCGAAACAGGTAAGCAAGAGTTTACCGGGTTTAAAGTATCCAGAACGCTTACAATTAAACTCTCTGCGATTAATAAATACCCTGAGCTTTTACAAAGTTTAGTTAATAACGGTATTAATGAAATTAGACAGACGCAGTTTTTAGCGAGCAACTATGATGAGCTGCACAAAAAAGCACAAAAATTAGCTATTAAACAAGCTAAAGCAGCGGCAAAAGAGTTAACTGATGATTTTGATGTTGAATTGAAAGGCTTATATAGTGCGTCTTTAAGTCCGCTTGATATGCCATCAGTACCTTACATGCGCAGTGAAAAAGTAATGATGGCTGATGGTGCACCGAGTAACTATGTACCCGATGCATATCATGCTGGTGAAATTACAATAAGCGCATCAAGTTACGCAATTTATTATATTGATTAA
- a CDS encoding DUF2254 domain-containing protein, whose translation MYLRTKITNSYREIINSIGFYPSLLSVAFLFFAVLTMSVEYLAPIEKLKSLISFILVDSAENARTILSTLAGSIISLTVFSFSMVMVVLNSASASLSPRVVPGLITRKSHQMVLGFYLGSIIYSIIMLININKLDNGNTAIPALGVLFALVFGLISLGLFVFFIHSISKAIQVDNVLNGLFRQTKKEIQDIIKMQDENPVDNFPEFSNWHSINSTTEGYYKGVHSNKLCALLADENIELFITVKQGYFTVKGYPFLKCNKGISENEELIEKILDCFIFYIEEYISDHYRYGLTQISEIAVKAMSPGINDPGTAVKSIDMLSILLIERLKINAINYSCYEKDEQPLLYFHETSFDELLHDNFTPLRNYAKADAYVMTNVIEAFKNILFIANENVDARNSVFNYLNAIVDDINQHIVNEYDRQEISNMLYAIVRISESQGKQLVARFERHPPIRA comes from the coding sequence ATGTATTTAAGAACAAAAATAACCAATAGCTACCGCGAAATAATTAACAGTATTGGGTTTTATCCCTCTTTATTATCTGTTGCTTTTTTATTTTTTGCTGTGCTGACGATGTCAGTCGAGTACTTAGCCCCTATTGAGAAACTTAAATCACTAATTTCATTTATATTAGTTGATAGCGCAGAAAACGCACGTACCATTTTAAGCACCCTCGCTGGCAGCATTATTTCGTTAACAGTATTTAGTTTTTCTATGGTGATGGTGGTATTAAATTCAGCCAGTGCAAGCTTATCACCTCGAGTTGTTCCTGGGCTCATTACCCGTAAATCACACCAAATGGTTTTAGGTTTTTATTTGGGTAGTATTATTTATTCAATAATAATGCTGATAAATATCAACAAACTCGATAATGGTAATACCGCTATTCCTGCTCTTGGTGTGTTGTTTGCGCTTGTTTTTGGGTTAATATCTTTAGGGTTATTTGTATTTTTTATTCATTCTATTTCAAAAGCAATACAAGTAGATAACGTATTAAATGGCTTGTTTAGGCAAACAAAAAAAGAAATTCAAGACATTATCAAGATGCAAGACGAAAACCCCGTGGATAACTTTCCCGAGTTTTCAAACTGGCATTCAATAAACAGTACAACCGAGGGTTACTACAAAGGGGTTCATTCTAATAAATTATGTGCCCTACTAGCAGATGAAAATATTGAGCTGTTTATTACGGTTAAGCAAGGTTATTTTACAGTTAAAGGTTACCCGTTTTTAAAGTGTAATAAGGGCATATCTGAGAACGAAGAGTTGATTGAGAAAATTTTAGACTGCTTTATTTTTTATATAGAAGAATACATTAGCGACCATTACCGCTATGGGTTAACACAAATATCAGAAATTGCCGTAAAAGCTATGAGCCCAGGAATAAACGATCCGGGTACTGCCGTTAAATCTATTGATATGTTGAGTATATTATTAATAGAACGACTAAAGATTAATGCAATAAATTATTCATGCTATGAAAAAGATGAGCAACCATTGTTGTACTTTCATGAAACAAGTTTTGATGAACTACTTCATGATAACTTCACCCCTTTACGCAATTATGCAAAAGCCGATGCCTATGTAATGACTAACGTTATTGAAGCATTTAAAAATATTTTATTTATTGCTAATGAGAATGTGGATGCACGAAACAGTGTGTTTAATTATTTAAATGCTATTGTTGATGATATTAATCAGCACATAGTTAACGAATACGATCGTCAAGAGATTAGTAATATGCTGTATGCCATTGTGCGTATTAGTGAGTCACAAGGAAAGCAGTTGGTGGCACGATTTGAGCGCCACCCACCTATAAGAGCTTAA
- a CDS encoding MAPEG family protein gives MIISSYAALLALYYIYLSINVVKIRKAEGISLGNGSHPALERATRAHGNFIEYVPISLILLFLLEYQGLASHYMHALGGLLFISRALHGSAISTNNLKARVLSMMMTFAILFVSSLILLLSR, from the coding sequence GTGATTATATCGAGTTATGCGGCTTTACTGGCACTATATTATATTTACCTGAGTATTAATGTTGTAAAAATACGCAAGGCTGAAGGCATTTCACTTGGTAATGGGAGCCATCCTGCGCTTGAACGTGCAACTCGAGCTCATGGGAATTTTATTGAGTATGTACCAATTAGCCTAATTTTACTTTTCTTATTAGAGTATCAAGGCTTAGCAAGTCATTATATGCATGCACTTGGGGGTTTGCTATTTATAAGCCGTGCACTTCATGGCTCAGCTATTAGTACTAACAATTTGAAAGCACGTGTATTAAGTATGATGATGACATTTGCTATTCTTTTTGTAAGTTCCTTAATTTTATTGTTAAGTCGATAA
- a CDS encoding transporter substrate-binding domain-containing protein produces the protein MRFAIVFINLCFATSLVSFVWAIENDNSNQSIDGLNYVYPKTMRVGEDEILYPLVLLRTALQYSGAKYTLKASSISMPQSRSLKQIIHNDEVNVAWTMTSQQREKELLPVRVPIFKGLYGWRLLVTTQNKQKKLSSLKKIDDFKGIHFIQGHDWPDTQVLLDSGLTVSTSIEYSSLFNMLIKGRGDVFPRSLLEVETELNTFKGDAKLTTLPQLILQYPSAIYFFFSKDTPELAYAVENGLAVMRKNGEFDRLFNAYHRSAIEHADIKNKIIIRLENKNLPLLTPLDNTSLWFSEKDM, from the coding sequence ATGCGATTCGCTATTGTTTTTATAAACTTATGTTTTGCCACTTCGTTGGTGTCATTTGTATGGGCAATAGAAAATGACAATAGCAATCAAAGTATTGATGGTTTAAATTATGTTTATCCTAAAACGATGCGAGTTGGTGAAGATGAAATTCTTTATCCGTTAGTTTTATTGAGAACGGCCTTACAATACAGCGGCGCAAAATATACATTAAAAGCATCGAGTATTTCTATGCCTCAAAGCCGCTCATTAAAACAAATTATACATAATGATGAAGTCAACGTTGCATGGACCATGACTTCACAGCAGCGAGAAAAAGAGCTATTGCCCGTAAGAGTGCCTATTTTTAAAGGTTTATACGGGTGGCGTTTACTTGTCACTACACAGAATAAACAAAAAAAATTATCAAGCTTAAAAAAAATTGATGACTTTAAAGGTATCCACTTTATTCAAGGTCACGACTGGCCAGATACTCAAGTTTTATTAGATAGTGGATTAACGGTATCAACATCAATTGAATACAGCTCATTATTTAATATGTTAATAAAAGGCAGAGGAGATGTATTTCCTCGATCGTTGCTTGAGGTTGAAACGGAGCTAAATACCTTTAAAGGTGATGCAAAACTTACAACTCTTCCTCAGTTAATACTGCAATACCCAAGTGCAATTTACTTCTTTTTTAGTAAAGATACGCCCGAGTTGGCCTATGCAGTTGAAAATGGCTTAGCGGTCATGCGTAAAAATGGCGAGTTTGACCGCTTATTTAATGCGTATCATCGCAGTGCCATTGAGCACGCAGATATTAAAAACAAGATTATTATTAGATTAGAAAACAAAAACTTACCCTTATTAACACCACTTGATAATACTTCACTTTGGTTTTCAGAAAAAGACATGTAA